The genomic DNA CTAGTCTTGCGAGTCTTGATAGTGATGACATTGTTCGCGCAAAATAGACTTggttattattttaaacaagcAATTCTCCATAAATTTGTGAAACAAATATGATAAACTAAAtcgaattttcataaatatgaCTAAAATATGTTATGAAATTAGTCTTTTTTCACCAAATTGTACATTGCATTTGGTAAATCTACTTTATGGTAGATTTTGAAAAGTTTTCATAAACTTTTaggttaaattaataaaggagaaaataaaatgcaCACGAAAATCtatcaaaatatattgaaTTACTACAGAAGGCAAGTACATACGAATGTGTCTCGAGTTTTGTTTAATCAATATTACGATGCGACTCACAAAAGACGAATGCGTTCTTCGCGTTTATATTGGAGCGGATTTGGTATTTTAGTCGTTGGTTTTACTTATGCTTCCGTGcctttatatagaatattttgtcAGGTAATTATCGTTGTTTTTAAAATATGCTATccatattttaatatgtacCTTACGTTTGACATTATGATGTTTGAGAATAAATTTCCTTAATAGTCATATAATTATGGTGGTACTGTATCAACCAATCATGATAACAGCAAAGTGCATTCAATGAAACCTATTAAGGATAGagtgataaaaataaaatttaatgctGATACAGCAGCCATGATGCAATGGAATTTCAAACcacaacaaaattttataaaagttgTTCCTGGAGAAACTGCCTTAGCATTTTACACAGCAAAAAATCCATTAAATGTACCAGTGACTGGTATATCTacttataacgtagtaccatatgaAGCTgcacaatattttaataaaattcagtGTTTTTGTTTCGAGGAACAACAACTTAATCCACATGAAGAAGTaggtttaataaaataattgcatTATTATAGAGATAGGAAGTCATTTAATTATGTTATCTAATGTGTATTGTTAAAGGTTGACATGCCAGTATTTTTTTACGTTGATCCAGAGTTTGTTGATGATccaaaaatggaaaatgttgAAGAAATTGTACTTTCCTATACATTCTTTGAAGCCAAAGAAGGAATGACATTTCCTATACCgagtttcatgaaaaaatagtaaaaattgtaaaaaaaggATGTTAGTGTTTTGACAAATATATGTTCAATACCTAATATGTTGTTAATTACATTACATTGTTTAAATTTTTGGGGAAGacaatgtaataatatataataataactatGTATTTATTGGTGAGCATTAACATttgaaaagaatattaattggATAAGCACGTCTAAGACCAGAGACTTTTTCTCGATCAATATGTATTGCGTCAATCTTTAGTATAAGATCGTGCTCCAGCATTGCTCgtgtttttaataatttctgatGTTGATTCTCTAGTTCTTTCAATGTTCTGTGCATCCTTTCTATTTGATGATTTATTTCTCCAATTTCCTTCTGAAGGCTGTGAAagtaaaatacattaaaaagatattaaaagttttcttttcttatttcttattatCCTTTGTAATCATGAAAATAAACACATTAAAATGAACCTTATATGCGCATAATCACGACAAAGCTCTATGTCCGGGCGATGCATTCTACCTTCAAATCTAGTATGTGCTACCTTCAGTATGTAACTCTTATCTCCAATAGCTTTATGCATCAACTCCATGTTTTTCTCAACATCAAAGATTTCTTGTTGTATCTAAAAATAGTATGTTACACTGTTATTTCAATATATGGAATATAACTATTTGTACCATTTGTAAATGTTGTTGAAGTTTATTTTTAGCTTCAAGTAATTCAGAAGATCTATGTGCTAAAGCATTGTTCGTATTATTCCATGCATCCCACATTTCTTGTGTAATTTTAATCATAAGAGCTTCTACATTTGTCTTTAATTGGCAAGATTTATTCCTCTCTATCTGTGATTTCTGAACTATCTGATTAGCAGTGTGTATCCATGTATCTTGTTCAGCAAAGCTAATGAGAtagataaatttaatttttacataaagcaacctgttaatacaaattggatttatttacaaaattttatataccatgcatcatatttttcaattccGTTATAATATTGCAGTCCGTGACTGTAATTGTTCAAGTGATGACACATTGTATCTATTTCTAATgcattttctttattctttagGTCCAATTCTAATTGACATTGAGAGATTCTGCAGTCCCGTAGCTGCAAGTAAAATTGGTTTATGATCACACTAAAATTTAATCACTTAATTCAATATTACCTGATCCTTGCATTTATCTAAGTAAgttctcaattttattttatttttatttaagattTCTATTTCCCTAAATAAACATTTCTCCGAATCGTCATGTACAAGTTCTGTATCTGTACAACAGGGAGATGGAACAGTATTACTAGATTATATATTCTAATGACAACAATAGCAATAGCAACCAATAACATTATTATTCACAgcaatgatattttatttactatcAAACTTATTTGCCATACCTTTCCTAGCTTCTCTATGATAAAGACACTCTTCTGCTATATGTAATGGATCTTCAATGTCTTTGATAGCTTTATCTAAAGCAGAATGACAATCttgcaatttttcaatttcctgAAGTAACCTTTCTAATTCCAATGTTATTTCATTCCTCCAAAAATTGACATCATTTATTCTTTCACCAAGTCTTCTGCTGGTATTGTATTGTCCAGATTGTACTTTCTCTTCAGCATCTCTGTTACagtatttgtttattattattatgtacattataacatatacaTGCAATTTGACTTACTAAAGTTGCTTCCAAAAGTATTCAGATAGTAACAAAATTTGACTATATATACTGTGATATAtcgtttcctctcttttttctaTGAAACACTATCTATTGTactataaaattgtatattgttaatttaacacatatttttatatatatattatacaataatataaattaatcgaaattatattcaattattccgtaacaaaaatatttggaCATGTAAAAGTAAGTATTATTTGCATTATATACACAAAATTccacaaattatttactttgTTTAAATATCATTCCACATTTTGCATTCATTACCTCAATTTTTAAACCTAAATCCCATATAGAATTTGAGATATACTTGATTCTAAAATCTGTAAAACTATATTCATAGCATAGAATTTCATATAGAACATTCATAtagaattcataataaaacaAGACTAGTAATAAGATTAACGAAAAATAGCGTTCTATTAGTGTAGAATCTGATATGGCGTTTACCTAATAATTCGCAAAGTTTCGTTTCTCACTCTCTCTGATGAATATCTACATGCATCTGCTTCgttgtaatatttcatttgtttctgAAACCATTCATTTGGTGTATATCGCGTATGTAGAACAGTTTTTGAAGCATGCAGTGCATCACATTTATATCCCGTCACTAAATTAGGAAATCTTAATGAATTTGGTTTATTTGCAACATCTGATGCATAATTGGGTGTTGATTGTGTAATtctacaaaaaaatattttttgtgaGACATGAATTAAATGAAGCAATACTAATCTATCGAAAACTTACAAGGGTagaattttaacatttttatattccatACTGGGACGCCAAGACAAATTATAACCACCGTCAAAATTACTCCACAATTGCAactgtttcaaattttacataaataaaatatattaaaagagaaaatattgCACTTATTTTAACTAGGGTCAGAAGCTAACAATGGTaaaataaagtgaaaattttaaatcgcatctcatttaaattttgtaaggATGATGAATTTGAGATTTAATCCTTAGCATAAAATGGGAATTGAGAAATCACTAAactgtttttaaaaaatatgaaacatttttagaTAGATTTTAGACGTTATCTTTTTATCTGTTACTTGAACAATTATTAGTCGCAGTTAGTTTAGTTGGTTATTATCCAACATGGCAGATATACCTGGTGATATACCACAACGTAAGTATATATgcaacaaaaaatatttcacaaaatatttaatatatcatttataatttggtattataattattatatacgaTAACTATAATTATTACATACGATAACTAATTCAAGTGTGCGAAGAATCACTTTTAATTTAGTAATACGtttgtatttatatgtaaggttatattatattgtgtttttaatttcaatatttgtttcaatgaTTTAAAAGATAAGCAACATCTTCAAATGTACCTGCTTGAATTGtttgaattattataattgttGTAATAATGTTTTTTATAGAAACTGAATGTAATAATTCTATACATCTAGCATGAATGCAACATATTAGTAAAACCTTACTTGTTATATAGTGgataaataataacatttttatagaTTGTCCTGGTACTACAAATAAAGATGCAGGGAAGGTATCAATATGCGCTGGTTGTCCAAATCAAATGATATGCGCGTCTGGTATTGCCAGACAACCGGATCCTACTATAGATCTTGTTAAAGAAAGGCTTTCCACAGTTAAAAATAAACTAATGGTGTTATCTGGTAAAGGGGGAGTTGGTAAAAGTACTATAACGTCATTAATATCCAGATTCTTGGCAGCAAGCAATGCTGATATAAATGTATGTATCTTTCTAACATAAAAATTGtgagaaataattattttaaacttttattttatgaagTATTGTTATCTATACATTTTTATGCCATatgttttacaatataaaCTAAATGTTAtcttagttaatattatattaaaaatgctTACCTTCCTTCTTGTAGCAAGAACATCCATATTGTtttctatgtatatatcaaCAGAGCAATTTCTAGCAATCATTACAGTTTATAGTATACAGTTCATGCTAAAGAATATACTTACActcttttacttttatatatatatatataacaaatattttatatataatataaaatatatatatatcatacatttattatattatcctATAGCAGTATTTTATTTGATCATTGATTATATATTAAGCCTTTAATATTCTATATGATGTACTTGTAACCTTAAGTATAAgtaaagaaattgtttataacatatataaagctcaattttatagatttttaattttgctgaatgataatttaaaataacaaattttgtagGTTGCGATACTAGATATTGATATTTGTGGACCATCTCAACCAAGAGTATTAGGTGTGATAGGTGAACAAGTTCATCAAAGTGGATCAGGATGGTCGCCAGTGGTAAGTTTTTATAGACAGAAATAAATTCAGATAAATATGTAGTACCATATTTGGATATAGTAAggttatacagggtgtttctAATAATTGAGTTGTAATATTGTTCTAGGTAAAGTTAGAATAAAAtagtaaagtaaaatttattgtttaacACACTCTATTATAAATAAGACTATACAACTTTTGTCATAACGGCACTAGTGTAGTTGCAAAgtacaatttctttttaatggcATCTCAAAATGGTTTTGGGAAAAGTCATTTTGGGAAAACTCAACACTTTTCAGCATGTTTTACTTTCTTTCAAAGTTCTTGTTAGAAAGTTGGAATCAAACTTTAGGAGTATGTAACattcataaaataaagaatactAATAAATGTGAATGGAAATATCATTAATTTCGAacttatattttcaaatatgaGTCTATATAAAGTTAATAGAACTCGTTTATTAATGTTGCTTCTCTTTTTGTAGTATATAGAAGACAATTTGTCACTAATGTCTATTGGATTTTTACTTACAAGTCCAAGTGATGCAGTGATATGGAGAGGACCCAAAAAAAATGGTATTTGATTTATAGCTACTTCTGTTTTCCATATATGTacacatttttattaacaataataataataatttttactaTTATTCATATACATTCttgttcattttattatttctaggAATGATTAGACAATTTTTATCAGAAGTAGATTGGGGTTCATTGGATTATCTTATTTTGGATACACCCCCTGGTACATCGGATGAGCATTTATCAGCAACTTCATATCTTAAAGATGCTGGCATTACAGGAGTAATAATAGTAACAACTCCACAACAGGTTGCTTTATTAGATGtgagaaaagaaattgatttttgcAGAAAAGTGAATATACCAATTTTAGGTGTTATTGAAAATATGAGTATCTTCATGTGTCCTAATTGTAAAGTAAGTAtgaaaaagataatattaAGTTGATTAGATAATGTTACTGTAATTTgaattgttattgttatttttatgaGCACCTTTTTCTTATGCAGAATTCTGTAGAAATATTCCCAGCATTAACAGGTGGTGGTTATGCAATGGCTAAAGAATTGAATATAGAATTTTTGGGTTCTCTACCATTGGATCCACTTTTGGCTAAGTGTTGTGATGAgggaaaaaattttttaacggAACTACCAGAATCACCAACTATTTTGACATTACAGACGATTGTTCAAAGTAAGTTTTTCTAAGTGACACATATTTTTGTATGGCGTTTGTATTGTGCaaattaatcttttttatttcagaaattattgaacaatgtgaaaaaataaaaaacaactATGAGATTGATAtaacttaaaagaaaaaatgtgatatttatattacaagaacatgtatgtgtgtattaaaattgtgtaaaaaatgtaaagtattgtttccttttctttcttaatatattttatacatttaataaGTGTCTATTCCTTTTAGTATACTTTGCAGTCTATATAAGTATGATAATGCGCGATATGAtgtgtttaaaattttgtaatgaTATATTTGTATAGAATGTAGAATAAAGTAAGCATATTTAACCATTTATAACTATTTGAATTACTTCATGATGAATACAATAAGAACTAGGCCACTATACATTACAGCACTACTATAAGCACTAattatagtaaataatatGTCAATAagcataatataaaatagaaataagtataattattactacatgttaattattaattaaataattatcacTTGATTTTGAAACGTATATATGCACAATGCATATACACATAAGGTATTAAAAActaatttgtaatatatatatatatatatatatatatatatatatatatatatatatatatatatatatatatatatatatatatatatatatatatatatgtcggaaaaGGGTCAGGAATAAGGTTGTGGGCGTATGATAAATCTTCATTGGAATTGGCCATCGTCGTGTTATACAGTCTGTTAATACGGGTATGGATACTACCGACTCGACAATCAACCGCGGCGGTTGGACACTCGCGATACTAGTGATGTtggtcttaggttcaataacgaatccgcggtcaacgggatgatagatgtacgtgctcacaaaaatctaagtcggactctttgcgaaaacgtggaatatccaccgagcgtacagacactaagtaactcgctaatacgacctcacgagagaatgactcTCCGTCGCGGTGATactgcagaggaaaactatgatggagTGTGTTtgaggacacgagatcatcggattcgtcgaggatagccaTCGTTCAGAAGGTGAGGGAatttggcgttgctgctaattggtcaatctccatatcggtggttaaaAAAAGATGCTAGTCgtcctcgagggaaagttgctagtgggagacgccgttcgttgaaaaataggtctctcctatcttcccgtagctgggacaaagactgtttgtttaaaggactttagtcaactaaatcttaagatttataacggaccctcgggctagctgaacatgtactgcggagacgcatcgactcTAGCAATCATCttgctcgaagaatagggtttgcgtgtggcgagccacgggacagaaaccgttggaatgtttactgtcgcgtgccgccacgaatgtttcttttaaggagaactatagaattactccatacctttgttagacaaagcgttcatcccgtgaccgcggctacgttcagcgactagctgtcgcctcgagcccaagctcattatcacaactcgcgaacaattacaatcggattgaataactacaattgttcaattacagctatagtagactctagattacaatgttgcgggattatccaaaattccaaaggctccggtgttctttcatctccgacatatatatatatatatatatatatatatatacacaagGAAATTAAGAAAGGACAACAAAACATTACTAGGAACATTCTTAATTCGCGTGCAAAACAGATCAATCATGCTAAAAACTAGCTGAATATTGTGCAGCTACAAATCATAGCGACCGACTGACGATCGAAGAAGGAAAATTTATAAGGCCAAACAATATGATCGAATTATATAACAATATCGTGGTCTCATTTTAATCAAAAAAATTTCactatgttaataaaatttttaattaacaaagtattaaaaatagataaGTTTCATCGTTACATTAGTGTTGTCTTACAGATGCAAAGATATGTGAAGCAACTGCGAGCCGTTTATTGTCATAAAATGGTCGCCCCAAACGCCATGTATCATGTACTTACCTAAGTGTCTACATAGTATCAGTAGCGTGAGCAGTGAGCATTCTCATTTCCTCTCTGTACAAAATAATGCTCGATGATAAGTGGGATTTTCATGTTGTATATAAGAGAACATTTTAatactaataaaatatatatagtgggaaatttagttaaatatattattgtagAAGATAATCATGTTTGACGTATTACAACGTGCATAAGTCTGTAAAAATAATGAAGATTCATGTTTCTTATATGTATTAATAGTATGTATATGGTTATCTTTTGTACGTGGCTCTTAAGGTTATgtattattatgttatgtattatagatatatttgTATAGAAACTGATATCTTAGATTACTTTTCATTGGTAAATTTTAGTCCTTTTAACTGTTTTTTATCaactttcttattttcaacctaattctatttaattttcttattaaagGTGGTGGCCTATTCAATACTCAAAGAGATACAAAATACCGAAGTTAATTAACGAATTAACGAAtggagaaatttataaaaacaataGAAATGAATGTGAAAGATATACAACAATTTGTACCAAAAAATAAGGTTTTAGATAGATATTCCAAGTATATATTAACATATAATTTTCTGAAATTGATCATGTTCATTATTCTGCTTGGTGTAATAATAGTATTTTTACAACAAAGCAAATGCA from Bombus huntii isolate Logan2020A chromosome 5, iyBomHunt1.1, whole genome shotgun sequence includes the following:
- the LOC126865476 gene encoding cytochrome c oxidase assembly protein COX11, mitochondrial; translation: MHTKIYQNILNYYRRQVHTNVSRVLFNQYYDATHKRRMRSSRLYWSGFGILVVGFTYASVPLYRIFCQSYNYGGTVSTNHDNSKVHSMKPIKDRVIKIKFNADTAAMMQWNFKPQQNFIKVVPGETALAFYTAKNPLNVPVTGISTYNVVPYEAAQYFNKIQCFCFEEQQLNPHEEVDMPVFFYVDPEFVDDPKMENVEEIVLSYTFFEAKEGMTFPIPSFMKK
- the LOC126865466 gene encoding tektin-3-like, with product MIARNCSVDIYIENNMDVLATRRKLQLWSNFDGGYNLSWRPSMEYKNVKILPLITQSTPNYASDVANKPNSLRFPNLVTGYKCDALHASKTVLHTRYTPNEWFQKQMKYYNEADACRYSSERVRNETLRIIRDAEEKVQSGQYNTSRRLGERINDVNFWRNEITLELERLLQEIEKLQDCHSALDKAIKDIEDPLHIAEECLYHREARKDTELVHDDSEKCLFREIEILNKNKIKLRTYLDKCKDQLRDCRISQCQLELDLKNKENALEIDTMCHHLNNYSHGLQYYNGIEKYDACFAEQDTWIHTANQIVQKSQIERNKSCQLKTNVEALMIKITQEMWDAWNNTNNALAHRSSELLEAKNKLQQHLQMIQQEIFDVEKNMELMHKAIGDKSYILKVAHTRFEGRMHRPDIELCRDYAHISLQKEIGEINHQIERMHRTLKELENQHQKLLKTRAMLEHDLILKIDAIHIDREKVSGLRRAYPINILFKC
- the LOC126865472 gene encoding cytosolic Fe-S cluster assembly factor NUBP1 homolog yields the protein MADIPGDIPQHCPGTTNKDAGKVSICAGCPNQMICASGIARQPDPTIDLVKERLSTVKNKLMVLSGKGGVGKSTITSLISRFLAASNADINVAILDIDICGPSQPRVLGVIGEQVHQSGSGWSPVYIEDNLSLMSIGFLLTSPSDAVIWRGPKKNGMIRQFLSEVDWGSLDYLILDTPPGTSDEHLSATSYLKDAGITGVIIVTTPQQVALLDVRKEIDFCRKVNIPILGVIENMSIFMCPNCKNSVEIFPALTGGGYAMAKELNIEFLGSLPLDPLLAKCCDEGKNFLTELPESPTILTLQTIVQKIIEQCEKIKNNYEIDIT